The Euphorbia lathyris chromosome 2, ddEupLath1.1, whole genome shotgun sequence genome includes a window with the following:
- the LOC136217313 gene encoding zinc finger protein ZAT9-like isoform X2 produces MERHRCKLCYKSFSNGRALGGHMRSHMLNLPIPQKPEDEIEIEIEEDDEEEEDEIQIQLSEETESASSSSSEDGDDEEKEILYGLRENPKRSIRLVDPEFSSVVLQDRESETESSKNPTRRRSKRTRKLLEHQYRDLKKLKFSSFTESWTEPEQPVSSISDTTTEEDVAFCLMMLSRDNKWRKKTEKLSQAKHELEEEEETEESEESKSFKTKSKGKYKCETCNKVFKSYQALGGHRASHKKLRLHNPSHNETELDTENAVTSSSAVVVPPVKKIHECPYCLRVFSSGQALGGHKRSHNLSTTSRGDC; encoded by the exons ATGGAGAGACACAGATGTAAGCTCTGCTACAAAAGTTTCTCTAATGGAAGAGCTTTAGGTGGCCATATGAGGTCTCATATGTTGAATCTTCCGATTCCTCAAAAACCAGAggatgaaattgaaattgaaattgaagaagatgatgaagaagaagaagatgaaattcaaattcaactcaGTGAAGAAACCGaatcagcttcttcttcttcatccgaAGATGGAGatgatgaagagaaagagattTTATATGGATTAAGAGAGAATCCTAAACGAAGTATAAGATTAGTAGATCCTGAATTTTCTTCTGTTGTTCTTCAAGACAGAGAAAGCGAGACCGAGTCATCTAAGAATCCAACTCGCCGACGATCTAAACGGACTCGGAAACTGTTAGAACATCAATATCGTGATTTGAAGAAGCTTAAGTTTAGCAGCTTTACCGAGTCATGGACCGAGCCTGAACAACCAGTGAGTTCCATTTCTGATACGACGACGGAAGAGGACGTTGCTTTCTGCCTTATGATGCTTTCTAGAGATAACAAATGGaggaagaaaacagagaaactGAGTCAAGCAAAACAcgaactcgaagaagaagaagaaacagaggAATCGGAAGAGTCGAAATCGTTTAAAACGAAAAGCAAAGGAAAGTATAAATGCGAAACATGTAACAAAGTTTTCAAATCGTATCAAGCTTTGGGAGGACACAGAGCGAGTCATAAGAAACTCAGACTTCATAATCCGAGTCATAACGAAACCGAGTTAGATACAGAGAATGCAGTTACTTCAAGCTCCGCCGTCGTTGTTCCTCCGGTGAAAAAAATCCATGAATGTCCGTACTGTTTGAGAGTATTTTCCTCCGGTCAAGCTCTCGGTGGACATAAAAGATCGCAT AATTTGTCAACCACATCAAGAGGTGACTGTTGA
- the LOC136217313 gene encoding zinc finger protein ZAT9-like isoform X1: MERHRCKLCYKSFSNGRALGGHMRSHMLNLPIPQKPEDEIEIEIEEDDEEEEDEIQIQLSEETESASSSSSEDGDDEEKEILYGLRENPKRSIRLVDPEFSSVVLQDRESETESSKNPTRRRSKRTRKLLEHQYRDLKKLKFSSFTESWTEPEQPVSSISDTTTEEDVAFCLMMLSRDNKWRKKTEKLSQAKHELEEEEETEESEESKSFKTKSKGKYKCETCNKVFKSYQALGGHRASHKKLRLHNPSHNETELDTENAVTSSSAVVVPPVKKIHECPYCLRVFSSGQALGGHKRSHVSGVASNSARISTKIEASLNLIDLNLPAPIDEDDVSQIELSAVSDAEFVNHIKR; encoded by the coding sequence ATGGAGAGACACAGATGTAAGCTCTGCTACAAAAGTTTCTCTAATGGAAGAGCTTTAGGTGGCCATATGAGGTCTCATATGTTGAATCTTCCGATTCCTCAAAAACCAGAggatgaaattgaaattgaaattgaagaagatgatgaagaagaagaagatgaaattcaaattcaactcaGTGAAGAAACCGaatcagcttcttcttcttcatccgaAGATGGAGatgatgaagagaaagagattTTATATGGATTAAGAGAGAATCCTAAACGAAGTATAAGATTAGTAGATCCTGAATTTTCTTCTGTTGTTCTTCAAGACAGAGAAAGCGAGACCGAGTCATCTAAGAATCCAACTCGCCGACGATCTAAACGGACTCGGAAACTGTTAGAACATCAATATCGTGATTTGAAGAAGCTTAAGTTTAGCAGCTTTACCGAGTCATGGACCGAGCCTGAACAACCAGTGAGTTCCATTTCTGATACGACGACGGAAGAGGACGTTGCTTTCTGCCTTATGATGCTTTCTAGAGATAACAAATGGaggaagaaaacagagaaactGAGTCAAGCAAAACAcgaactcgaagaagaagaagaaacagaggAATCGGAAGAGTCGAAATCGTTTAAAACGAAAAGCAAAGGAAAGTATAAATGCGAAACATGTAACAAAGTTTTCAAATCGTATCAAGCTTTGGGAGGACACAGAGCGAGTCATAAGAAACTCAGACTTCATAATCCGAGTCATAACGAAACCGAGTTAGATACAGAGAATGCAGTTACTTCAAGCTCCGCCGTCGTTGTTCCTCCGGTGAAAAAAATCCATGAATGTCCGTACTGTTTGAGAGTATTTTCCTCCGGTCAAGCTCTCGGTGGACATAAAAGATCGCATGTAAGTGGAGTAGCTTCGAATTCTGCTAGAATTTCAACAAAAATCGAAGCGAGTTTGAATTTGATAGATCTCAATCTTCCTGCTCCAATTGATGAAGATGATGTTAGCCAAATTGAACTTTCTGCTGTTTCTGATGCAGAATTTGTCAACCACATCAAGAGGTGA